A genomic window from Pocillopora verrucosa isolate sample1 chromosome 7, ASM3666991v2, whole genome shotgun sequence includes:
- the LOC131781420 gene encoding uncharacterized protein — protein MQDGVSRKHGVPNEENVNHIFSTIKLNIGGHYFTTSRKTLTKDPESELAAIFSSRSKFIECEDGAFFIDRDGTHFRFILNYLRTGKSVLPEGATALSQLLEEAKFYQIKELLDELNLVASKTEGRVRINVGGHYFTTTRQTLTKDPNSMLGVMFSGKFDMKPAEDGAFFIDRDGTHFRFILNYLRTGKLTFPEGEKAFKELQEEAEYYQIKGILDELEFNSEIITNDNHRSLLLRWLPPQDTQERRRRLRLLFRASQDGFMAKTFHSKCDNKGPTVTIVQSGKYIFGGFTEESWGSQGDYTRCTEAFLFSMVSPSGSEPTKMPLKRESQYAICCRSDYGPTFGLGRDGHDLHISGKANISASSSVCLGETYNNPTYNDPESKADLFFTGKTHFHVTNYEVLELVN, from the exons ATGCAGGATGGCGTTAGCAGGAAACATGGAGTACCAAATGAGGAAAACGTAAATCACATATTTTCGACAATAAAACTTAATATTGGCGGTCATTACTTCACAACAAGTCGTAAAACACTAACAAAGGATCCGGAGTCCGAGTTGGCCGCCATCTTTTCATCCAGGTCTAAGTTTATAGAATGCGAAGACGGCGCTTTCTTTATCGACCGAGATGGAACCCACTTCCGGTTTATACTTAATTATCTTCGCACTGGGAAAAGTGTCCTACCAGAAGGAGCAACAGCCCTCAGCCAACTGCTGGAGGAAGCTAAATTTTACCAGATCAAGGAGTTATTAGACGAATTAAATTTGGTGGCGTCAAAGACAGAAGGAAGGGTTAGAATAAATGTCGGTGGTCATTACTTCACCACAACTCGTCAAACACTGACCAAAGATCCAAACTCAATGCTGGGCGTCATGTTCTCAGGGAAATTTGACATGAAACCTGCTGAAGACGGCGCTTTCTTTATCGACCGAGATGGAACTCACTTTCGATTCATACTTAATTATCTCCGGACTGGGAAATTAACTTTTCCTGAGGGAGAAAAAGCCTTCAAAGAACTACAGGAGGAGGCTGAATATTATCAGATAAAAGGAATACTTGATGAATTAGAGTTTAACTCCGAAATTATAACAAACGACAACCACCGAAGCTTGTTGTTAAGGTGGCTGCCCCCTCAAGATACACAGGAGAGGCGAAGGCGCCTTCGTCTGCTGTTCCGCGCTTCTCAAGATGGCTTTATGGCGAAAACATTTCACTCCAAGTGCGACAATAAAGGGCCCACGGTCACTATTGTTCAGagtggaaaatatatttttggtgGATTCACTGAAGAGTCGTGGGGCA GCCAAGGAGATTACACGAGATGTACAGAAGCATTCTTGTTCAGCATGGTCAGCCCAAGTGGCTCAGAACCGACTAAAATGCCACTTAAGCGAGAAAGTCAGTACGCTATTTGCTGCAGAAGTGACTATGGCCCAACGTTCGGGTTGGGAAGGGATGGGCATGACCTGCACATCTCAGGCAAAGCAAACATATCTGCTTCAAGTTCAGTTTGTCTCGGTGAAACTTACAATAACCCAACTTATAATGACCCGGAATCCAAGGCTGATTTGTTCTTCACTGGGAAAACTCATTTTCATGTGACCAATTACGAAGTTCTTGAACTTGTGAACTGA
- the LOC131781458 gene encoding uncharacterized protein — translation MASSKQHEALNEDDENRITKIIKLNVGGHCFTTTLGTLRSSNSMLSSMVLEIFEQKPKEDGAFFIDRDGRHFRSILNYLRTTELSFPEGETAFRELQAEAQFYQIQGILDKLQFNSEIVTKNEHRKKLLQWLPPKDTQKRQRRLRLLFRASQDGFMAETFHSKCDNKGPTITIAQSGDNIFGGFTEESWGSHGDYTRCTEAFLFSMVNPSGTEPTKMPLKRESQYAICCRGDYGPTFGLGRDGHDLHISGKANIFTSSSVCLGETYNNPTYNDAESNADLFFTGETRFHVTNYEVFELVN, via the exons ATGGCGTCAAGCAAGCAACACGAAGCACTAAACGAGGACGACGAAAATCGAATTACTAAGATCATAAAACTTAATGTTGGCGGCCATTGCTTCACAACAACTCTTGGAACACTGAGAAGCTCAAACTCAATGCTATCCTCCATGGTCTTAGAGATATTTGAACAGAAACCTAAAGAAGACGGCGCTTTCTTCATCGACCGAGATGGAAGGCACTTTCGATCAATACTCAATTACCTCCGAACCACGGAATTATCTTTTCCAGAGGGAGAAACAGCCTTCAGGGAACTACAGGCGGAGGCTCAGTTTTACCAGATCCAGGGGATACTTGATAAATTACAGTTTAACTCCGAAATTGTAACAAAAAACGAACACCGAAAGAAGTTGTTACAGTGGCTGCCCCCTAAAGATACACAGAAGAGGCAAAGGCGCCTTCGTCTGCTGTTCCGCGCTTCTCAAGATGGCTTTATGGCGGAAACATTTCACTCCAAGTGCGACAATAAAGGGCCCACGATCACTATTGCTCAGAGTGGGGACAACATATTTGGTGGATTCACTGAAGAGTCTTGGGGCA GCCATGGAGATTACACGAGATGTACAGAAGCATTCTTGTTCAGCATGGTCAACCCAAGTGGCACAGAACCGACTAAAATGCCACTTAAGCGAGAAAGTCAGTACGCCATTTGCTGCAGAGGTGACTATGGACCAACGTTCGGGTTGGGAAGGGATGGGCATGACCTGCACATCTCAGGCAAAGCAAACATATTTACTTCAAGTTCAGTTTGTCTCGGTGAAACTTACAATAACCCAACTTATAATGACGCGGAATCCAACGCTGATTTGTTCTTCACGGGGGAAACTCGTTTTCACGTGACCAATTACGAAGTCTTTGAACTTGTGAACTGA
- the LOC131781457 gene encoding BTB/POZ domain-containing protein KCTD21-like, translating into MQQDSGVPSIAKLNVGGHYFTTSLQRLTKDRNSMLGVMFSEKFDMKPAEDDAFFIDRDGTHFRFILNYLRNGKLTLPEGVTALNELQEEAEFYRIKGMLDELKFNSEILTNNERRDLLLGWLPPQNTEKRLRRLCLLFRASRDGFLASTFHSKCDNKGPTITIVQSEENIFGGFTEESWSSKYSSIVRFVETDKRN; encoded by the coding sequence ATGCAGCAGGACTCCGGCGTTCCTTCGATTGCAAAGCTCAATGTCGGCGGTCACTATTTCACAACAAGccttcaaagactaacaaaggATCGAAACTCAATGCTGGGCGTCATGTTCTCAGAGAAATTTGATATGAAACCTGCTGAAGACGACGCTTTCTTTATCGACCGAGATGGAACTCACTTCCGCTTTATACTCAATTATCTTCGCAATGGAAAATTAACTTTGCCTGAAGGAGTAACAGCTCTCAACGAACTACAGGAAGAGGCTGAGTTTTATCGGATTAAAGGAATGCTGGATGAATTGAAATTCAATTCAGAAATTCTAACGAATAACGAACGCCGAGACTTATTGTTAGGGTGGCTTCCACCCCAGAATACAGAGAAGAGGCTACGACGCCTTTGTCTGCTTTTCCGCGCTTCTCGAGATGGCTTTTTGGCGTCAACGTTTCACTCCAAATGCGACAATAAGGGACCCACGATCACTATTGTTCAGAGTGAGGAAAACATATTTGGTGGATTCACTGAAGAGTCTTGGAGCAGTAAGTACTCGAGTATTGTGAGATTTGTGGAAACAGATAAAAGAAACTGA
- the LOC131781419 gene encoding uncharacterized protein, which yields MQCSMQASSIIKLNVGGHYFTTRLQTLTKDPNSMLAGMFSERFEEKLGEDGAFFIDRDGSHFRFILNYLRTEELTLPVGATFLEELKKEAEFYQIQGLIDEINKSMKSVVKLNVGGHYFTTSLQTLTKDPNSMLGTMFSGKYETRAVEDSAVFIDRDGTHFRFILNFLRTGKLTLPEGATALAEFKEEADFYQILGILDELDDTKLKSEILTDEGQQNLLLSWLPPHGDVRRRRLRLLFRASRDGFAANTFHDKCDNKGPTIVLVQSGNYVFGGFTEKSWMYSQGGYTICTQAFLFSLANPSGLEPTKLPLKSNSHQYAILYSSSNGPTFGCGCDLRIADDANTSPSSSSFLGHTYEIPPAWNNTSSLAGGRNFVVTNYEVFGFQP from the exons ATGCAATGCTCAATGCAGGCTTCCTCGATCATCAAACTCAACGTCGGCGGTCATTACTTCACCACACGTCTTCAAACACTGACCAAAGATCCAAACTCAATGCTAGCCGGCATGTTTTCAGAGAgatttgaagagaaattaggCGAAGACGGCGCTTTCTTCATCGACCGAGATGGATCTCACTTCCGGTTTATACTCAATTACTTGCGCACAGAGGAATTAACTTTACCTGTTGGGGCAACTTTTCTTGAGGAACTTAAGAAAGAAGCTGAATTTTACCAGATCCAAGGATTGatagatgaaataaataagTCAATGAAGAGCGTCGTTAAACTTAATGTCGGTGGTCACTACTTCACCACAAGTCTTCAAACACTGACCAAAGATCCAAATTCGATGCTGGGCACAATGTTTTCTGGGAAATACGAGACGAGAGCCGTGGAAGATAGCGCTGTTTTTATCGACCGAGATGGAACTCACTTCCGGTTTATACTTAATTTTCTGCGCACTGGGAAACTAACTTTGCCGGAAGGAGCAACAGCTCTCGCTGAATTCAAAGAAGAGGCTGATTTTTACCAGATTCTGGGGATATTAGATGAGCTAGATGATACAAAGCTGAAGTCGGAGATCCTGACAGACGAAGGACAACAAAACCTGTTGTTAAGCTGGTTGCCTCCTCACGGTGACGTGAGAAGACGTCGCCTCCGTCTTTTGTTCCGTGCTTCTCGAGACGGCTTCGCGGCAAATACCTTTCACGACAAATGTGATAACAAAGGACCCACAATCGTTCTTGTGCAGAGTGGAAATTATGTTTTTGGAGGATTCACGGAGAAATCTTGGATGTACA GTCAGGGAGGTTACACCATCTGCACACAAGCGTTCCTGTTCAGTTTGGCCAACCCAAGTGGTCTGGAACCAACCAAATTACCACTTAAGAGTAACAGCCATCAGTATGCTATTCTCTACAGTAGCAGCAACGGGCCAACATTTGGCTGCGGTTGCGACCTCCGCATTGCAGATGATGCAAACACGTCTCCTTCGAGCTCTAGTTTTCTCGGCCATACATACGAGATTCCACCAGCATGGAATAACACATCGTCCTTAGCAGGAGGAAGAAACTTCGTGGTAACGAACTACGAAGTGTTTGGATTCCAACCCTGA
- the LOC131781422 gene encoding uncharacterized protein — translation MQSVKLNVGGHYFTTSLQTLTKDPNSMLAAMFLETFEMKPSEDGAFFIDRDGTHFRFILNYLRTGKLTSPEGEAALKELQEEAEFYQIEGLIEKLKVNPESLTSVKLNVGGHHFTTSLQTLTKDPNSKLATMFSGKVNMKLAEDGAFFIDRDGTHFRFILNYLRTGKLTSPEGEAALKELQEEAEFYQIEGLIEKLKVNSESLTSVKLNVGGHHFTTSLQTLTRDPNSMLAAMFSGKFPMEPHGDGAFFIDRDGTHFRFILNYLRTGKLTFPEGATALAEFKEEADFYQIQGILDELDDTRLKSEILTDEEHRSILVSWLPPKGEIGRRRRYRLLFRASRDGFSAATFHSKCDDKGPTITIVQSGDNKFGGFTDSSWGRDSDENCREAFLFSMVNPFGSAPTKMLLRPDPEVNWSGRPGGKSSNLPILVGILPEAQSGPAFGSRQEDTFRRYDLLISGNANVRDSSSESLGASYQCPEGYKGTFFTGKRSFMVSNYEVFEVFN, via the exons ATGCAATCCGTAAAGCTCAATGTCGGCGGTCATTACTTCACAACAAGTCTTCAAACACTGACCAAAGATCCAAACTCCATGTTGGCTGCCATGTTCTTAGAGACATTTGAAATGAAACCTTCTGAAGACGGTGCTTTCTTTATCGACCGAGATGGAACTCACTTTCGGTTTATACTCAATTATCTTCGCACTGGGAAATTAACTTCACCAGAAGGAGAAGCAGCTCTTAAGGAACTGCAGGAAGAAGCTGAGTTTTATCAGATCGAAGGCCTCATAGAGAAATTAAAGGTAAATCCGGAGAGTTTAACAAGCGTGAAACTGAATGTAGGCGGCCACCACTTCACAACAAGTCTTCAAACACTGACCAAAGATCCAAACTCAAAGCTTGCCACCATGTTTTCAGGAAAAGTGAACATGAAACTTGCTGAAGACGGTGCTTTCTTTATCGACCGAGATGGAACTCACTTTCGGTTTATACTCAATTATCTTCGCACTGGGAAATTAACTTCACCAGAAGGAGAAGCAGCTCTTAAGGAACTGCAGGAAGAAGCTGAGTTTTATCAGATCGAAGGCCTCATAgagaaattaaaagtaaattcGGAGAGTTTAACAAGCGTGAAACTGAATGTAGGCGGCCACCACTTCACAACAAGTCTTCAAACACTAACTAGAGACCCAAACTCGATGCTGGCTGCCATGTTCTCAGGGAAGTTTCCAATGGAACCTCATGGAGACGGCGCTTTCTTCATCGACCGAGATGGAACTCACTTCCGGTTTATACTTAATTATCTTCGCACTGGGAAGCTAACTTTTCCAGAAGGAGCCACAGCTCTCGCGGAATTTAAAGAGGAGGCTGATTTTTACCAAATTCAGGGGATTTTAGACGAGTTAGATGACACAAGGCTGAAGTCGGAGATTTTGACAGACGAAGAACACCGAAGCATTCTGGTCAGCTGGTTGCCTCCTAAGGGAGAGATAGGCAGAAGACGTCGCTATCGTCTTCTGTTCCGAGCTTCTCGAGATGGTTTCTCAGCTGCGACTTTTCACTCCAAATGTGACGACAAAGGACCAACAATAACCATTGTGCAGAGTGGAGACAACAAATTTGGTGGCTTTACAGATAGCTCTTGGGGGA GAGATAGTGACGAAAATTGTAGAGAGGCATTCTTGTTTAGTATGGTCAACCCATTTGGCTCTGCACCAACTAAAATGTTGTTACGTCCTGACCCAGAGGTGAATTGGAGCGGCAGACCAGGAGGAAAAAGCTCCAATCTGCCGATTCTAGTTGGCATTTTACCTGAAGCGCAAAGTGGACCAGCATTTGGTTCGCGACAGGAAGATACTTTTCGGCGATACGACCTGCTCATCTCAGGCAACGCTAACGTAAGGGATTCAAGTTCTGAAAGCCTTGGCGCGTCATATCAGTGCCCTGAAGGATATAAGGGAACTTTCTTCACAGGGAAAAGATCTTTCATGGTATCAAATTATGAAGTGTTTGAGGTCTTTAATTGA
- the LOC131781426 gene encoding BTB/POZ domain-containing protein KCTD4, whose protein sequence is MQNGHDQGISSTVKLNVGGHFFTTSRQTLTKDPNSMLAIMFSGKFDMKPSEDGTMFIDRDGTHFRFILNYLRSGKLTLPEGSTALKELMEEAEFYQIQGILDELKSVTDNLTIVKLNVGGHHFTTSLQTLKKDPKSRLCAMFSGEHVNNSTFIIDRDGTHFRYILNYLRDGDARLPEDESALKELEAEAQFYQVEGILMKLSVMSEIITNEEHTAKLLSFLPLLDSRRKRHHLRLLFRASRDGFFAKTFHSMCDNKGPTVTIVRSGENIFGGFTEQSWNSDGDYARCSKSFLFTLVNPQGLEPTKMPITTDGQKYGICCYSEYGPTFGRGLYGGYALKISDHANVRSSDFGISDSYDFHQDFRTFFTGKTQFLVSDYEVFSLVN, encoded by the exons ATGCAGAACGGACACGACCAGGGAATTTCCTCGACCGTAAAACTGAATGTCGGCGGTCATTTCTTTACTACAAGTCGACAAACACTAACCAAAGATCCAAACTCAATGCTAGCCATTATGTTTTCGGGAAAATTTGACATGAAACCTAGTGAAGACGGTACTATGTTCATTGACCGAGATGGAACTCACTTTCGATTTATACTCAATTACCTTCGCAGTGGAAAATTAACATTACCTGAAGGAAGCACAGCTCTGAAGGAACTGATGGAGGAGGCTGAGTTTTACCAGATTCAGGGAATTCTTGATGAATTAAAGTCCGTGACAGATAATTTAACGATCGTGAAACTGAATGTTGGCGGCCATCACTTCACAACAAGTCTCCAAACGCTGAAGAAAGATCCAAAGTCAAGATTGTGCGCCATGTTTTCAGGTGAACATGTAAACAACAGCACCTTCATCATTGACAGAGATGGAACACACTTCCGTTACATACTCAATTATCTTCGTGATGGAGATGCGAGGTTACCGGAGGATGAATCTGCACTGAAAGAGCTCGAAGCCGAAGCACAGTTCTACCAGGTTGAAGGGATACTAATGAAATTGAGCGTTATGTCGGAGATAATAACGAATGAGGAACACACAGCCAAGCTGCTTAGTTTCCTACCCTTGCTTGACTCAAGGAGGAAGCGACATCACCTTCGTCTACTGTTCCGAGCTTCTCGCGATGGCTTCTTCGCCAAAACCTTTCACTCCATGTGTGACAACAAAGGACCTACTGTTACCATTGTGCGGAGTGGAGAAAATATATTTGGAGGTTTTACAGAACAGTCTTGGAATA GTGATGGTGATTATGCAAGATGTTCAAAATCATTCTTGTTCACTCTGGTCAACCCACAAGGACTGGAACCAACTAAAATGCCAATTACTACTGATGGCCAAAAGTACGGCATCTGCTGTTACAGTGAATATGGACCAACATTTGGTAGAGGTCTTTATGGCGGGTATGCTTTGAAAATTTCCGACCATGCAAATGTGCGCAGCAGTGACTTTGGTATCAGTGACTCCTATGATTTTCATCAAGATTTCCGTACTTTCTTTACAGGGAAAACACAGTTTCTTGTGAGTGATTATGAAGTCTTTTCGCTCGTGAACTAG
- the LOC131781456 gene encoding uncharacterized protein, with protein sequence MQHDQSILSIVKLNVGGHYFTTSLQTLTKDPNSMLAAMFSGKFEMEPRGDGAFFIDRDGTHFRFILNYLRTGKLTLPDGATFLKELAEEAEFYQIQGILDELKSISSVKLNVGGHYFTTTLQTLTKDRNSRLAAMFSGKHAENGTLFLDRDGKHFRFILNYLRNGELVLPDGATFVEELLTEAEFYQIKGIQMKLSIRSEILTNEEHISLLLSWLPLLDSGKRRHRFRLLFRASRDGFAAATFHSRCDNKGPTVTIVKSGNNVFGGFTEQSWKCEDGHSRCTEAFLFSMINPHEHQPTKIPLTRPYESRYGISYGFDQGPTFGGRERGGRWALKISDNADVSYSESCDGDNAYDFPLESEPFFTGSSRFVVTDYEVFLLE encoded by the exons ATGCAGCATGATCAAAGTATTCTCTCGATTGTAAAACTGAATGTCGGCGGTCATTACTTCACCACAAGTCTTCAAACACTGACCAAAGATCCAAACTCAATGCTGGCCGCCATGTTCTCAGGGAAGTTTGAAATGGAACCTCGTGGAGACGGCGCTTTCTTTATCGACCGAGATGGAACTCACTTCCGGTTTATACTCAATTATCTTCGCACTGGTAAATTAACTTTACCAGATGGAGCAACATTTCTGAAAGAACTTGCCGAAGAAGCTGAGTTTTACCAAATACAAGGGATACTAGATGAATTGAAATCGATTTCGAGCGTGAAACTGAATGTTGGTGGCCATTACTTCACAACAACTCTCCAAACACTGACCAAAGATCGAAACTCGAGGTTAGCCGCCATGTTTTCAGGGAAGCATGCCGAGAACGGCACCCTTTTCCTCGACAGGGATGGAAAACACTTCCGGTTTATACTCAATTATCTGCGGAACGGAGAGCTAGTCTTACCGGATGGTGCAACGTTTGTAGAAGAACTTTTAACTGAAGCGGAGTTCTACCAGATTAAAGGGATACAAATGAAGTTGAGTATTAGATCGGAGATACTCACGAATGAGGAACATATCAGCCTGCTGCTAAGTTGGTTGCCCTTGCTTGACTCAGGGAAGAGGCGACATCGCTTTCGTCTTCTCTTCCGAGCTTCTCGAGATGGCTTCGCAGCCGCAACCTTTCATTCCAGATGTGACAACAAAGGGCCCACTGTTACTATTGTGAAGAGTGGAAATAATGTATTCGGAGGTTTTACAGAACAGTCTTGGAAAT GTGAAGATGGTCATTCAAGGTGTACTGAAGCATTTTTATTCAGTATGATCAACCCACATGAGCATCAACCAACTAAAATACCGCTTACTCGTCCTTATGAAAGCCGGTATGGCATCTCGTATGGATTTGACCAAGGACCAACGTTTGGCGGCAGGGAACGTGGCGGGCGTTGGGCCCTAAAAATCTCAGACAATGCAGACGTATCATATAGTGAGTCTTGTGATGGTGATAACGCATATGATTTTCCTCTAGAAAGCGAGCCTTTCTTTACAGGATCTTCAAGATTTGTTGTGACTGATTACGAAGTGTTTTTACTTGAGTGA